The following proteins come from a genomic window of Gottfriedia acidiceleris:
- the abc-f gene encoding ribosomal protection-like ABC-F family protein yields the protein MFIIKASNIEIELNGKTIFKNGNLDIKEGERVALIGENGVGKSTFINALIGNISLKKGMLQIHYSKDEIGWLLTDEENQENLSTREVIESFDQKRYFIKKNLEMYLLDLSNEENLAKYNESLSNYLELDGYDWETKIDQVLKKFQLPQELWNIPFSQLSGGQKTKVKLAKIMMKEPKLLILDEPTNHLDTESIQWLTEWLQNFKGSVLFISHERQFIDDVATVTVELTESGTFKYSGGYSTYKIQKEHERKTQQAQYEKQEAEKKKLIETINQYKQWFTSSHNAASERDPFAKKQAAKNALRFKSKEKDLERLEKRKVEKPKEAKTISASFENDSFSAKQMITFEKVDFSYDEKSLFNQVDFILNREDRLAVIGKNGSGKSTFLKLLTGLMTPNNGSVRHNPQLKIGYFMQELEALNEDSTILNEILSLPNMTETEARTILACFLFRREDVYKNIAQLSMGEKCRVAFVKLYFSDANLLVLDEPTNYLDIHTRERIEEALAAYPGAVVVVSHDPYLLKKVSNRVIHIENGNLYEFKGSFADWNGRQKISNDQQTLLNERIKLQLEIAAMNAEEKDTDEEKKAQILKIVTLQKELDGINERLSVDIKGKTI from the coding sequence ATGTTTATTATAAAAGCATCGAATATAGAGATCGAATTAAACGGAAAAACAATTTTTAAAAATGGAAACTTAGATATAAAAGAAGGTGAAAGGGTTGCTTTAATTGGTGAAAATGGAGTTGGAAAGTCAACATTTATTAATGCCCTTATAGGTAATATTTCATTGAAAAAAGGAATGTTACAAATTCACTATTCAAAAGATGAAATTGGATGGCTTTTAACAGATGAAGAGAATCAGGAGAACCTGTCAACAAGGGAAGTGATCGAATCGTTTGATCAAAAGCGATATTTCATCAAAAAGAATTTAGAAATGTATTTACTTGATTTGTCTAATGAAGAAAATCTTGCTAAATATAACGAGAGTTTAAGTAACTATTTAGAATTAGATGGCTATGATTGGGAAACGAAAATAGATCAAGTTTTAAAGAAATTTCAATTACCGCAGGAGTTATGGAATATTCCATTCAGTCAATTAAGTGGTGGACAAAAAACAAAAGTCAAATTAGCAAAAATTATGATGAAGGAACCAAAACTGTTAATTTTGGATGAACCAACAAATCATTTAGACACTGAGTCAATCCAATGGTTAACGGAATGGTTACAAAACTTTAAAGGTAGTGTACTTTTTATTTCTCATGAACGACAATTCATTGATGATGTTGCGACTGTTACAGTTGAATTAACCGAAAGTGGTACATTTAAGTATAGTGGTGGCTATTCAACATACAAAATACAAAAAGAACATGAGCGAAAAACTCAACAAGCACAATATGAAAAACAAGAAGCAGAAAAGAAAAAACTTATTGAAACAATTAATCAATATAAACAATGGTTTACAAGCTCGCATAATGCAGCCAGTGAACGTGATCCTTTTGCGAAGAAACAAGCGGCAAAAAACGCATTAAGGTTTAAATCAAAAGAAAAGGATTTAGAACGTTTAGAGAAAAGAAAAGTAGAAAAACCAAAAGAAGCTAAAACAATTTCAGCAAGCTTTGAAAATGATTCATTTTCAGCTAAACAAATGATTACATTTGAAAAAGTTGATTTTTCATATGATGAAAAATCATTATTTAACCAAGTTGATTTTATTCTAAATCGAGAAGATCGATTAGCTGTAATCGGAAAAAATGGCTCTGGTAAATCTACATTTTTAAAATTATTAACAGGGTTAATGACTCCTAATAATGGATCTGTACGACATAACCCTCAATTAAAAATAGGTTACTTTATGCAGGAGCTTGAAGCGTTAAATGAGGATTCAACAATTTTAAATGAAATTTTATCACTTCCAAATATGACTGAAACAGAAGCCAGAACAATTTTAGCCTGTTTCCTTTTTAGAAGAGAGGATGTTTACAAGAATATTGCTCAATTAAGCATGGGTGAGAAATGTCGAGTTGCTTTCGTAAAGTTATACTTTTCTGATGCTAATCTACTAGTGCTTGATGAGCCAACAAACTATTTAGATATTCACACGAGAGAAAGAATTGAAGAAGCATTAGCAGCCTATCCTGGAGCAGTAGTTGTAGTGTCACATGATCCATATTTACTAAAAAAGGTCTCAAATCGAGTAATTCATATTGAAAATGGAAATCTTTATGAATTCAAAGGATCTTTTGCAGATTGGAACGGAAGACAGAAAATCTCAAACGATCAGCAAACTTTATTAAATGAACGAATTAAATTACAACTAGAAATAGCTGCAATGAATGCAGAAGAAAAAGATACGGATGAAGAAAAGAAAGCTCAAATCTTAAAAATCGTTACATTACAAAAGGAACTAGATGGAATAAATGAAAGGTTAAGTGTAGATATAAAAGGAAAAACAATATAA
- a CDS encoding NUDIX hydrolase: MGYIMDLRKVVGSRPILMAGANVILLDSQKRVLLQLRKDNKTWGLPGGSLELGENLEEVAKRELKEETGLTALNLEFFNIFSGKEFYYKYPHGDEVYNVIATYVCTEYTGEIEPEESEVLELSFFSFDELPSEINPCELPILNLFKDTNF; the protein is encoded by the coding sequence ATGGGATATATTATGGATTTAAGAAAAGTTGTAGGTAGCCGACCTATCTTAATGGCAGGTGCAAATGTTATCCTATTAGATTCACAGAAGAGAGTGTTATTACAATTAAGAAAAGATAATAAGACTTGGGGATTACCTGGTGGATCATTAGAGTTGGGAGAAAATTTAGAAGAAGTGGCTAAAAGAGAATTGAAAGAAGAAACAGGTCTAACAGCATTAAACCTTGAGTTTTTTAACATTTTTTCTGGAAAAGAATTTTATTATAAATATCCTCATGGTGATGAGGTATATAATGTCATTGCGACTTATGTTTGTACTGAATATACAGGGGAAATTGAGCCAGAAGAAAGTGAAGTGCTCGAGTTAAGCTTTTTTAGTTTTGATGAACTTCCATCAGAAATTAATCCGTGCGAACTTCCTATTTTAAATTTGTTTAAGGATACTAACTTTTGA
- the adh gene encoding aldehyde dehydrogenase: MVFATPGKSGSLITFKNRYDNFIGGEWVRPVREQYFGNVSPVTGQVFCEVARSTSEDIEKALDAAHGAKGKWGRTSVTERANILHKIADRMEANKEYLAVAETWENGKPVRETLAADIPLAIDHFRYFAGCIRSQEGSLGELDGDTVAYHYKEPLGVVGQIIPWNFPILMAVWKLAPALAAGNCVVLKPAEQTPTSVLVLMELIQDLLPPGVVNVVNGFGLEAGKPLASSDRIAKIAFTGETSTGRLIMEYASKNLIPVTLELGGKSPNIFFEDVVDNEEFFDKALEGFTMFALNQGEVCTCPSRALIHESIYEEFMDRAVNRVKAIKQGNPLDPQTMIGSQASHEQLNKILSYFEIGKNEGAEVLVGGSRNVLDGELKDGFYVNPTIFKGNNKMRVFQEEIFGPVVSVTTFKTKEEALEIANDTLYGLGAGVWTRDMDTAYRFGRNIEAGRVWVNCYHAYPAHAAFGGYKNSGVGRETHKMMLDHYQNTKNLLVSYSPSKLGFF, translated from the coding sequence ATGGTATTTGCTACACCTGGAAAATCTGGTTCATTAATTACGTTTAAAAATCGTTATGACAATTTTATTGGTGGGGAATGGGTAAGACCAGTAAGAGAACAGTATTTTGGAAATGTATCGCCTGTAACTGGACAAGTCTTTTGTGAAGTGGCTAGATCGACTTCAGAAGATATCGAAAAAGCACTTGATGCAGCACACGGTGCAAAAGGTAAATGGGGGAGAACGTCAGTAACTGAGAGGGCTAATATTTTACATAAGATTGCAGATCGTATGGAAGCGAATAAAGAATATCTTGCTGTTGCTGAAACTTGGGAAAATGGCAAACCTGTTCGTGAAACTTTAGCTGCAGATATTCCTTTAGCAATAGACCATTTCCGTTATTTTGCCGGATGTATCAGGTCGCAAGAAGGATCACTCGGTGAACTTGATGGTGATACAGTTGCATATCACTATAAAGAGCCATTAGGAGTTGTCGGACAGATAATTCCATGGAACTTTCCAATATTAATGGCTGTTTGGAAGCTTGCTCCAGCCCTTGCTGCAGGGAATTGTGTTGTTCTAAAACCTGCTGAACAAACGCCAACTTCTGTGTTAGTTTTAATGGAACTAATTCAAGATTTATTACCACCTGGAGTTGTTAATGTAGTAAACGGATTTGGACTTGAAGCTGGTAAACCATTAGCTTCAAGTGATCGAATTGCAAAAATTGCATTTACTGGTGAAACTTCAACTGGGCGACTAATTATGGAATATGCATCTAAGAATTTAATTCCTGTTACATTAGAATTAGGTGGTAAATCTCCTAATATATTCTTTGAAGATGTAGTAGATAATGAAGAGTTTTTCGATAAAGCACTTGAAGGCTTTACGATGTTTGCTTTAAATCAGGGAGAAGTATGTACCTGTCCTTCAAGAGCGCTTATTCATGAATCAATTTATGAGGAATTTATGGATAGAGCAGTAAATCGTGTTAAAGCGATTAAACAAGGAAATCCATTGGATCCTCAAACAATGATCGGTTCTCAAGCTTCGCACGAGCAATTGAATAAGATTTTATCTTATTTTGAAATTGGAAAGAATGAAGGTGCAGAAGTTTTAGTTGGTGGTAGTCGCAACGTTCTTGATGGAGAATTAAAAGATGGTTTCTATGTAAACCCTACCATTTTTAAAGGGAATAATAAAATGAGAGTATTCCAAGAAGAAATTTTTGGTCCTGTTGTTTCGGTTACTACATTTAAAACAAAAGAAGAGGCTTTGGAAATCGCTAATGATACATTATACGGATTAGGAGCGGGTGTATGGACTCGTGATATGGATACTGCTTATCGATTCGGACGCAACATCGAAGCAGGTCGAGTTTGGGTAAACTGTTATCACGCATATCCTGCACATGCAGCCTTTGGTGGGTATAAAAATTCAGGAGTAGGTCGTGAAACGCATAAAATGATGTTGGATCACTATCAAAATACAAAGAATTTGCTAGTTAGTTATTCACCGAGTAAACTTGGATTCTTTTAA
- a CDS encoding acyl-CoA thioesterase, which translates to MNGRYVKESRVFDSSRIFPTDLNNHGTLFGGRMLAAMDLIASISATKHSRMECVTASMDSVEFLCPVRESDCIYYESFVILTGSSSMEVFVRATAEDLLSGEKRVAATCFVTFVALKDGKPHKVVEVIPETEEEIKLQQLAFKRLESRQLRKKLSKEFALIWKE; encoded by the coding sequence ATGAATGGTAGATATGTAAAAGAATCCAGAGTATTTGATAGTAGTAGAATATTTCCAACTGATTTAAATAACCATGGTACATTATTCGGAGGAAGAATGCTTGCCGCAATGGACTTAATTGCCTCCATTTCAGCTACAAAGCATTCAAGAATGGAATGTGTAACCGCATCGATGGATTCAGTAGAATTTTTATGTCCAGTTCGTGAAAGTGACTGCATATATTATGAATCGTTCGTGATCTTAACAGGCTCAAGCTCAATGGAAGTATTTGTTCGAGCTACTGCCGAAGACCTACTTTCAGGTGAAAAAAGAGTTGCTGCAACATGTTTTGTAACATTTGTTGCACTTAAAGATGGAAAACCACATAAAGTAGTAGAGGTAATACCAGAAACAGAGGAAGAAATTAAATTACAGCAATTAGCATTTAAACGATTAGAAAGTCGCCAATTAAGAAAGAAACTGAGTAAGGAATTCGCATTAATTTGGAAAGAATAA
- a CDS encoding PQQ-dependent sugar dehydrogenase: MKTAILPGDSVERLFIATQVGEIFYIGNGEIRTFLDIRPRVIKLGESGGYDERGLLGLAFHPNFYHNGLFYLHYSVAGSQGPSALSTPFKPNPCDPKTLNLKWLNRETQYNHIDTVEEWVLQSNGQPQKRRTLLNIRRPFLNHNGLNTLNFSPETSKLVLTTGDGGSGYDPFNLSQDNLEIAGKIIEIDVDRNINGNNPPIVTRFNELPTSIQETLTVIAKGVRNITGISYQRYYHQYIKYVGNVGQDLVESLFSFVHYKPMPVTQLIHMNSEFEMEGFINFGWRGWEGAFPTSTIKGCTENPDVDEKTIAYYNQSVTLSASRLQPLTSYFHKDPRPDKFEGTALTGVQPYTGNEIPSLTGSVVFTDLVQKGSQAQVKGVLAYTKLRPDGKQSDFSVIQTDYDFGSKPAYYVGLGTNLNQTKIYLAVYGSMKVTDLNMGTIYEIVP, translated from the coding sequence ATGAAAACAGCTATTCTTCCAGGTGATTCAGTTGAAAGATTATTTATTGCAACACAAGTAGGAGAGATTTTTTACATAGGAAATGGAGAAATCAGGACTTTTTTAGATATTCGCCCTCGAGTAATAAAATTAGGTGAGTCTGGAGGCTATGATGAACGAGGCTTGCTTGGGTTAGCATTTCATCCTAATTTTTATCATAACGGGTTGTTTTATCTCCATTATTCAGTAGCTGGTTCTCAGGGGCCAAGTGCTCTTTCAACCCCTTTTAAACCAAATCCATGTGATCCCAAAACATTAAATTTGAAATGGCTAAATAGGGAAACTCAATATAACCATATTGATACAGTTGAAGAATGGGTTCTACAATCAAATGGTCAGCCTCAAAAACGACGGACGTTATTGAATATCAGAAGACCGTTCTTGAATCATAATGGTCTAAACACCTTAAATTTTTCACCCGAAACAAGTAAACTTGTTTTAACAACAGGAGATGGTGGATCAGGCTATGACCCGTTTAACTTAAGCCAAGATAATTTGGAAATTGCGGGTAAAATAATTGAAATTGATGTAGATAGAAACATAAACGGCAATAATCCACCTATTGTCACTCGTTTTAATGAACTTCCAACAAGTATTCAAGAAACTCTCACAGTAATAGCTAAAGGGGTTCGTAATATAACAGGTATTTCATATCAAAGATATTATCATCAATATATTAAATATGTTGGAAATGTCGGTCAGGATTTGGTCGAGTCGCTTTTTTCATTTGTTCATTATAAACCAATGCCTGTCACTCAATTAATCCATATGAATTCTGAATTTGAAATGGAAGGATTTATTAACTTCGGCTGGAGAGGTTGGGAAGGTGCTTTTCCTACTTCGACAATAAAAGGCTGCACTGAAAATCCAGATGTGGATGAAAAAACAATAGCTTATTACAATCAATCAGTAACACTTTCAGCGAGCCGTCTTCAACCTTTAACTAGCTATTTTCATAAAGATCCAAGACCAGATAAATTTGAAGGAACTGCACTTACTGGAGTCCAGCCATACACAGGAAATGAAATTCCTAGTTTAACTGGTAGCGTTGTGTTTACCGATTTGGTACAAAAAGGATCTCAAGCACAGGTTAAAGGGGTTTTAGCTTATACGAAATTAAGACCGGATGGTAAACAAAGTGATTTCAGTGTAATACAAACAGATTATGACTTTGGATCTAAACCGGCCTATTATGTAGGTTTGGGAACAAATTTAAATCAAACAAAAATCTATTTAGCGGTTTATGGTTCTATGAAAGTAACTGATTTAAACATGGGTACGATTTATGAAATTGTACCGTAG
- a CDS encoding YitT family protein: MRKNFVDILYLLVGSAIFAVGVNFFAIPNKLAEGGFTGITMITYYLFNWSPDVVYFVLNASLLIIGYNYLKKQLIIYTVISIVAISFFLRITDGYGVPTSETLLGTIFAGVLIGLGLGIVFRAGGTTGGSTVLAQMVHQSFGWSISKSLLLFDLIVVLGGYFVIGFEKTLYTVISIYIGIKVMDFIMEGLNPKKAITIISDQANEIAQIVSNEMNRGVTIYPAKGHFSGLRKESLYIILNNKELFELKKIIHTIDPKAFVVIHDVNDVLKAG, encoded by the coding sequence GTGCGTAAAAACTTCGTAGATATTTTATATCTCCTTGTTGGATCAGCTATCTTTGCAGTCGGTGTTAACTTCTTTGCAATACCGAATAAATTAGCTGAGGGTGGCTTTACCGGCATTACGATGATTACTTATTATCTATTTAACTGGTCACCTGATGTCGTATATTTTGTTTTAAATGCTTCCTTGTTAATAATTGGATATAACTATTTAAAGAAACAACTAATAATTTATACAGTTATTTCCATCGTAGCGATTTCATTTTTCTTACGTATTACGGACGGTTATGGCGTACCAACAAGCGAAACATTACTAGGGACTATTTTTGCGGGTGTTTTAATTGGTCTGGGCTTAGGAATTGTCTTTCGTGCAGGTGGTACAACAGGCGGTTCGACAGTTCTTGCACAAATGGTACATCAGTCCTTTGGGTGGAGTATTAGTAAATCCTTACTTTTATTTGATTTAATTGTCGTTTTAGGTGGCTATTTTGTAATCGGCTTTGAGAAAACATTATATACAGTAATTTCTATTTATATCGGTATTAAAGTTATGGATTTTATTATGGAAGGTTTAAATCCTAAAAAAGCGATTACGATTATTTCCGATCAAGCAAATGAAATTGCACAAATCGTATCAAATGAAATGAATCGAGGCGTAACAATTTATCCAGCAAAGGGCCATTTCTCTGGCCTAAGAAAAGAGTCCTTATACATTATTCTTAATAATAAAGAACTATTTGAACTAAAAAAAATAATTCACACAATTGATCCAAAAGCATTTGTCGTTATACATGATGTAAATGATGTGTTGAAAGCAGGCTAA
- a CDS encoding amino acid permease codes for MAHKELKKGLKARHIQMIALGGTIGVGLFMGSTSTIHWTGPSVMLAYAISGIFIFFIMRAMGEMLYVEPSTGSFATFGHKYIHPLAGYMTAWSNWFQWVIVGMSEIIAVGAYMKYWFPDLPAWIPGIIAIVILGAANLISVKSFGEFEFWFAMIKVVTILLMIVAGFGLIFFGLGNGGHAIGLSNLWKNGGFFTGGWSGFFFALSLVVGAYQGVELIGITAGEAENPKKTLKDAIQSLIWRILIFYIGAIFVIVTVFPWDQLNSIGSPFVVTFAKFGITAAAGIINFVVITAAMSGCNSGIYSAGRMLYTLGINGQAPKYFTKVSNNGVPLFGTIGVLIGLIIGVILNFIAPKNLFVYVYSASVLPGMIPWFVILISHIRFRKVKGDEIKNHPFKMPFAPFTNYLTLAYLVLVLIGMWFNDDTRISLIVGIIFLAILVICFYAFGIGKRVPIDTKADEEIAN; via the coding sequence ATGGCACATAAGGAATTGAAAAAAGGATTGAAAGCGCGCCATATTCAGATGATTGCATTAGGCGGTACAATCGGTGTAGGTTTATTTATGGGTTCGACGAGTACAATTCATTGGACAGGCCCATCAGTAATGCTTGCTTATGCAATTTCGGGGATTTTTATCTTCTTCATTATGCGTGCAATGGGGGAAATGTTATACGTTGAGCCAAGTACAGGTTCATTTGCGACATTTGGCCATAAATATATACACCCTTTAGCAGGGTATATGACAGCTTGGAGTAACTGGTTCCAGTGGGTAATTGTTGGAATGTCAGAAATTATAGCAGTTGGGGCATATATGAAGTACTGGTTTCCAGATCTACCTGCTTGGATACCAGGAATTATTGCAATTGTGATTCTTGGTGCAGCAAATTTAATTTCTGTTAAATCATTTGGTGAATTTGAATTTTGGTTCGCAATGATTAAAGTTGTTACGATTTTATTGATGATTGTTGCTGGGTTTGGTCTTATTTTCTTCGGTCTTGGAAACGGAGGACATGCGATTGGACTATCTAATCTTTGGAAAAATGGTGGTTTCTTTACAGGAGGTTGGTCAGGCTTCTTCTTTGCTCTTTCACTAGTAGTTGGAGCTTATCAAGGCGTTGAATTAATTGGTATTACAGCTGGAGAAGCAGAAAATCCGAAAAAAACATTAAAAGATGCGATTCAAAGTCTTATTTGGCGTATTTTAATTTTCTATATTGGTGCTATTTTTGTAATTGTAACAGTTTTCCCTTGGGATCAACTAAATTCAATTGGTAGCCCGTTTGTTGTAACTTTTGCAAAATTTGGTATTACAGCTGCAGCTGGAATTATTAACTTTGTAGTAATTACTGCTGCAATGTCTGGTTGTAACAGTGGTATTTATAGTGCTGGACGCATGCTTTATACATTAGGTATAAATGGACAAGCACCAAAATATTTTACAAAAGTCTCAAATAACGGAGTGCCTTTATTCGGTACAATCGGTGTATTAATAGGCTTAATAATTGGTGTTATTTTAAATTTTATTGCACCAAAAAACTTATTCGTGTATGTATACAGTGCAAGCGTACTTCCTGGGATGATCCCGTGGTTTGTCATTTTAATTAGTCATATTCGTTTCAGAAAAGTAAAGGGAGATGAAATTAAAAATCATCCTTTTAAAATGCCTTTTGCACCATTTACTAACTACTTAACATTAGCCTATTTAGTATTGGTATTAATTGGTATGTGGTTTAATGATGACACACGTATCTCACTTATTGTAGGGATAATTTTCTTGGCAATACTTGTCATTTGTTTCTATGCTTTCGGGATCGGAAAACGTGTACCAATAGATACAAAAGCAGATGAAGAAATAGCTAACTAA
- the metE gene encoding 5-methyltetrahydropteroyltriglutamate--homocysteine S-methyltransferase, with protein MVHISNLGYPRIGENREWKKTLESFWQNKINQEEFEKEMKSLRLCSIKKQHDLGVELVPVNDFTFYDHVLDFATMFGWIPSRFGVINQRPSLDTYFALARGSKNIVACEMTKWFNTNYHYIVPEYQKEMQSRLLFNKPLEAYKEALIELGIKTKPVILGIYSFVQLAKGYQEEEKRNIINNLVNLYIQMLKELENEGVEWVQIDEPCFVLEESSEDIRFLKKVYDQIAKAVPTLSIMLQTYFEAVEQYKELISFPVEGIGLDFVHGKDGNLQSILEYGFPDDKVLGVGILNGRNIWRNDLNDSIEFLNSLKQEISPKDWWIQPSCSLLHVPVTKVEENLLNETLFEALSFADEKLEELVILKSLVINKASMFDNEVKYASNCLVNLKQLSRKNHSTQNELESINEDDFRRPVPFHLRYPLQNKVMNLPILPTTTIGSFPQTKEIKQLRQQWRKSTIDDSEYMNQIKLKIKEWIEIQENIDMDVLVHGEYERTDMVEYFGEKLEGFAFTKKAWVQSYGSRCVKPPIIFSKVEFTKPITVNETEYAQSLTAKPVKGMLTGPVTILNWSFVREDRTREEIANEIALALRKEVKALEAAGISIIQVDEPAIREGLPLKQKDWDQYLHWVTRAFRLATSSVRNETQIHTHMCYSNFSDIMDTIIDLDADVISIEHARSHQEFSTYLAESPYPFGIGLGVYDIHSPRVPSVEEMEENIISSLKVCDANRFWVNPDCGLKTRNESEVIDALSNMVKSAKKVREKYYSII; from the coding sequence TTGGTACACATAAGTAATCTAGGATATCCGAGAATTGGTGAAAATCGTGAATGGAAAAAAACGTTAGAAAGCTTTTGGCAAAATAAAATTAATCAAGAAGAATTTGAAAAAGAAATGAAATCACTGAGATTATGCTCAATAAAGAAACAGCACGATTTAGGTGTAGAGCTAGTCCCCGTAAATGATTTTACGTTTTATGATCATGTGTTAGATTTTGCTACTATGTTTGGCTGGATTCCTAGTCGATTTGGTGTAATAAATCAAAGACCAAGTCTAGATACTTATTTTGCATTAGCAAGAGGAAGTAAGAACATTGTAGCTTGTGAAATGACGAAATGGTTTAATACAAACTATCACTATATCGTCCCTGAATATCAAAAAGAAATGCAATCTAGATTATTATTTAATAAGCCACTAGAAGCATACAAAGAGGCATTAATTGAGCTTGGTATAAAAACGAAACCTGTCATTCTAGGAATCTATTCATTTGTACAGTTAGCAAAAGGTTACCAGGAAGAAGAAAAACGAAACATAATAAATAATCTAGTAAACCTTTATATACAAATGCTTAAAGAGCTAGAGAATGAAGGTGTTGAGTGGGTACAAATTGATGAACCATGTTTTGTGTTAGAAGAATCAAGCGAAGATATTCGATTTTTGAAAAAAGTTTATGATCAAATCGCAAAAGCTGTACCTACATTATCAATTATGCTTCAAACCTACTTTGAAGCAGTTGAACAATATAAAGAACTAATTTCGTTCCCAGTAGAAGGCATTGGTCTTGATTTTGTTCACGGTAAAGATGGGAATTTACAGTCGATCCTTGAGTACGGATTTCCAGATGACAAAGTACTAGGCGTAGGAATACTTAATGGACGTAATATTTGGAGAAATGATTTAAATGATTCGATTGAATTTTTAAATTCTCTTAAACAAGAAATAAGTCCAAAGGATTGGTGGATTCAACCGTCTTGTAGTTTGCTTCACGTACCAGTTACAAAAGTTGAAGAGAATTTATTAAATGAAACATTGTTCGAGGCATTATCGTTTGCCGATGAAAAATTAGAAGAGTTAGTGATACTAAAAAGTTTAGTAATAAACAAAGCGAGCATGTTTGATAATGAAGTTAAATATGCAAGTAATTGTTTAGTAAATTTAAAACAACTTAGCAGAAAAAATCATTCAACTCAGAATGAATTGGAATCCATTAATGAAGATGATTTTAGAAGACCAGTACCATTCCATTTAAGATATCCATTACAAAATAAAGTAATGAATTTACCGATTTTACCAACGACTACAATTGGAAGCTTCCCTCAAACGAAGGAAATTAAACAATTAAGACAGCAATGGCGCAAAAGTACAATAGATGATTCAGAATATATGAATCAAATTAAATTGAAAATTAAAGAATGGATTGAAATTCAAGAAAATATTGATATGGATGTATTAGTACATGGTGAGTATGAGCGTACGGATATGGTTGAATATTTTGGTGAGAAACTAGAGGGTTTTGCATTTACGAAAAAAGCATGGGTTCAATCTTATGGATCGCGCTGTGTTAAACCGCCAATTATTTTTAGTAAAGTGGAATTTACAAAGCCAATTACTGTAAATGAAACTGAGTATGCACAAAGCTTAACAGCTAAACCAGTCAAAGGGATGTTAACAGGTCCAGTTACAATATTAAATTGGTCATTTGTTCGTGAGGATCGTACAAGAGAAGAAATAGCAAATGAAATTGCATTAGCTTTACGTAAAGAAGTAAAAGCACTCGAAGCTGCTGGCATTTCAATTATTCAAGTTGATGAACCTGCAATTCGAGAAGGTTTACCTTTGAAGCAAAAAGATTGGGATCAATATTTACATTGGGTAACGAGAGCATTTCGTTTAGCTACCTCAAGCGTCCGAAATGAAACGCAAATACATACTCATATGTGTTATAGCAATTTTAGCGATATTATGGACACAATTATTGATTTAGATGCTGATGTTATTTCAATTGAACATGCAAGAAGTCATCAAGAATTTTCTACTTATTTAGCTGAGTCCCCTTATCCATTTGGTATTGGATTAGGCGTGTATGATATTCATAGCCCAAGGGTACCGTCGGTTGAGGAAATGGAAGAAAATATTATTAGTTCTTTAAAAGTTTGTGATGCAAATAGATTTTGGGTTAATCCAGACTGTGGATTAAAGACGCGTAATGAATCTGAGGTAATAGATGCTTTATCAAATATGGTAAAATCTGCGAAAAAAGTCCGAGAAAAATATTATTCAATTATTTAA